The proteins below are encoded in one region of Bacteroides uniformis:
- a CDS encoding glycoside hydrolase family 97 protein, with product MRILFFITTLLFIIPNMFGQKEYRLNSPDGKLEVTLYIGDRITYELTEEGHTLVAPSPLSVHLDNRTVWGNGSHLKRVSHRQANEVIPSPFYKRSEVKDVYNEMTLSFREHFNLIFRMYNEGMAYRFAATGNRPFKVTNEEAAFNFNKDYKSIVPYVKDGDKQPIEAQFSNSFENTYTHIELSGLNPQRLMFTPVVIEQENGRKLCIAESDVESYPGMFLINRNGGTALTSAFAAVPKTKKQGGHNQLQILVTERENYIASCQPKAKLPWRIIVVARNDKELADNDMVYKLAAPSRMKDISWIRPGKVAWEWWNHWGIKGVDFEAGINNETYMHYIDFASRHGIEYVILDEGWAVNLKADLFQIVPEIDLKKLTAYARQKNVGLILWAGYHAFARDMEHVCKHYSEMGIKGFKIDFMDRDDQEMVDFHYRAAEIAAKYKLMVDFHGTYKPTGLNRTYPNVINYEAVHGLEQMKWSDIHTDQVTYDVTMPFIRMLAGPVDYTQGAMHNANKRCYHSSMDTPMSQGTRCRQLAEYVVFESPLNMLCDSPTNYDREEECTEFIATIPTVWEQTIAMNGEIGKYITMARRKGDVWYVGSLTNWDARTLTLDLSFLGAGRWKAEMFHDGVNANRLASDYQKTVTDIPASRKLTVKMAQGGGCALKIYKE from the coding sequence ATGAGAATACTTTTTTTTATTACAACACTGCTTTTCATCATCCCGAACATGTTCGGACAAAAGGAATATCGTCTGAACTCACCGGACGGCAAGTTGGAGGTTACCTTATATATAGGTGACCGGATCACTTACGAGCTGACGGAAGAAGGGCATACATTGGTAGCCCCCTCTCCCTTATCAGTACATCTGGATAATAGGACAGTCTGGGGTAACGGCTCCCATCTTAAGAGAGTCAGTCATCGCCAGGCAAATGAGGTGATTCCCTCTCCTTTCTACAAACGCAGTGAAGTAAAGGATGTCTATAATGAAATGACGTTAAGTTTCCGGGAACATTTCAACCTCATTTTCAGAATGTACAATGAAGGAATGGCATACCGGTTCGCAGCGACCGGAAACAGACCGTTCAAAGTTACAAACGAAGAAGCCGCCTTCAACTTCAACAAGGACTACAAATCGATTGTTCCTTATGTAAAAGATGGCGATAAACAACCGATAGAAGCCCAGTTCTCCAACTCTTTTGAAAACACCTATACACATATAGAGCTATCCGGACTGAACCCCCAAAGACTGATGTTTACCCCCGTAGTAATAGAGCAGGAAAACGGCCGTAAACTTTGTATTGCCGAATCCGACGTGGAGAGCTATCCGGGCATGTTCCTCATCAACAGAAACGGGGGAACAGCACTCACTTCCGCTTTTGCCGCCGTCCCCAAAACAAAAAAACAAGGCGGGCATAACCAACTGCAAATATTAGTCACAGAGCGTGAAAACTACATTGCTTCCTGCCAGCCGAAAGCCAAACTACCCTGGCGCATCATTGTTGTGGCAAGAAATGACAAGGAGCTGGCAGATAACGATATGGTTTATAAGCTGGCTGCTCCATCACGCATGAAAGACATCTCATGGATACGTCCGGGCAAAGTGGCCTGGGAATGGTGGAACCATTGGGGAATCAAAGGCGTGGATTTCGAAGCTGGAATAAACAATGAAACATACATGCACTATATCGACTTCGCCTCCCGGCATGGCATCGAGTATGTGATTCTGGATGAAGGCTGGGCTGTCAACCTCAAGGCTGACCTTTTCCAAATTGTACCGGAAATTGATTTAAAAAAGCTCACGGCCTATGCCAGGCAAAAGAATGTAGGACTCATCCTTTGGGCAGGTTACCATGCCTTTGCCCGCGACATGGAACATGTATGCAAGCACTATTCCGAAATGGGCATCAAAGGATTCAAGATTGACTTTATGGATAGGGATGACCAGGAAATGGTAGACTTCCACTACCGGGCTGCCGAAATTGCCGCTAAATATAAGTTGATGGTAGACTTTCACGGCACGTACAAACCTACCGGGCTGAACCGCACTTATCCCAATGTCATCAACTATGAAGCCGTTCACGGGCTGGAACAGATGAAGTGGAGTGACATCCATACCGACCAGGTAACCTACGATGTCACCATGCCATTTATCCGTATGCTGGCCGGACCGGTGGACTATACACAAGGCGCCATGCACAATGCCAACAAACGGTGTTACCACTCCTCAATGGATACCCCAATGAGCCAGGGAACCCGTTGCCGCCAATTAGCTGAATATGTAGTATTTGAATCACCATTGAACATGTTGTGCGACAGTCCCACCAATTACGACCGTGAAGAAGAATGCACGGAATTCATCGCTACCATCCCTACCGTTTGGGAACAAACAATAGCCATGAACGGAGAAATTGGAAAATACATTACAATGGCGCGCAGGAAAGGAGATGTCTGGTATGTCGGCTCCCTAACCAATTGGGATGCACGTACTCTGACACTGGACCTTTCTTTCCTCGGTGCAGGCAGATGGAAAGCGGAAATGTTTCATGACGGAGTGAATGCCAACCGCCTGGCTTCCGACTACCAAAAGACCGTCACAGACATTCCTGCATCCCGTAAACTGACCGTCAAAATGGCACAAGGAGGCGGATGCGCATTGAAAATATACAAAGAATAA
- a CDS encoding FAD-dependent oxidoreductase, giving the protein MRRIILILSLLFCSQLITASNLLIEAESFDQKGGWVVDQQFMDLMGSPYLMAHGMGVPVEDASTTISFPESGTYYVYVRTYNWTSPWHDGKGPGKFTLKIGNKKLPIVLGDEGNQWMWQPAGKISVKAGNSNLTLKDLTGFNGRCDAIYFTTEKEQLPPNETVQLTDFRKKMLDIPAEPEQYSYDVIVTGGGIAGMCAAATASRLGCKVALINDRPVLGGNNSSEVRVHLGGNIGVGPNSGLGRMIREFGHSKEGNAKPAANYEDEKKELFIANEKNITLYANYRAISVKTDGNRIESVIIKHIENGKEVELKAPLFSDCTGDGTIGYLAGADYNMGRESRAEYGEELAPIQPDKMTMGSSVQWYSADKGKPTRFPIFSYGLQFNEKNCEKVTMGEWKWETGMNFNQIDDFERIRDYGLMVIYSNWSFLKNELKDNKKYKNRALDWVAYIAGKRESRRLLGDYILKQDDIDKNVYHEDASFVTTWSIDLHFPDSLNASHFPDAPFKAATKHIHIYPYAVPYRCLYSRNIENLFMAGRNISVTHVALGTVRVMRTTGMMGEVVGMAASLCKKYNTTPRGVYQKHLPELKALMKEGVGKKEGIPDNQKFNEQKLLKKPRIFAIEKNKK; this is encoded by the coding sequence ATGAGAAGAATTATATTGATTTTAAGTCTACTGTTCTGTAGCCAGCTTATCACAGCCTCCAATCTATTGATAGAAGCAGAAAGCTTTGACCAAAAAGGAGGATGGGTAGTAGACCAGCAATTCATGGACCTTATGGGGTCACCCTATCTAATGGCTCATGGAATGGGGGTCCCGGTTGAGGATGCTTCCACTACCATATCTTTTCCCGAGAGCGGTACATATTATGTATATGTACGTACCTATAACTGGACTTCTCCTTGGCATGATGGCAAAGGACCAGGAAAGTTCACTCTAAAAATCGGTAATAAAAAGCTGCCTATAGTTTTAGGGGATGAAGGCAACCAATGGATGTGGCAACCCGCCGGAAAAATTTCAGTAAAGGCTGGGAATAGTAATCTAACATTAAAAGACTTGACCGGTTTCAATGGCCGTTGCGATGCTATTTATTTTACAACAGAAAAAGAGCAACTACCTCCTAACGAAACTGTACAACTGACAGATTTCCGTAAAAAGATGCTGGATATTCCAGCCGAACCGGAGCAATACTCCTATGATGTGATTGTAACTGGTGGCGGTATAGCCGGTATGTGTGCAGCCGCAACCGCTTCCAGATTGGGATGCAAAGTGGCATTAATCAACGACCGCCCAGTACTTGGCGGCAATAATAGCTCTGAAGTCAGGGTTCACTTAGGGGGCAATATCGGAGTAGGCCCCAATTCCGGACTGGGACGTATGATAAGAGAATTCGGACATTCTAAAGAAGGAAATGCCAAACCTGCCGCAAACTATGAAGATGAAAAGAAGGAGCTTTTTATCGCCAATGAAAAGAATATCACCCTTTATGCCAACTACCGTGCCATATCTGTAAAGACCGATGGCAACAGAATAGAATCTGTCATCATCAAGCATATAGAGAATGGAAAAGAAGTGGAACTGAAAGCACCATTGTTCTCCGACTGTACCGGAGACGGCACCATCGGGTATCTGGCCGGTGCAGACTACAACATGGGACGCGAATCCCGTGCCGAATACGGAGAAGAGCTGGCACCGATTCAACCGGACAAAATGACAATGGGTTCATCCGTACAATGGTACTCTGCAGACAAAGGTAAACCTACCCGTTTCCCTATTTTCTCGTACGGTCTGCAATTCAATGAAAAAAATTGCGAAAAAGTGACGATGGGTGAATGGAAATGGGAAACCGGCATGAACTTCAATCAAATCGACGACTTCGAACGTATACGTGATTATGGCTTAATGGTCATCTATTCTAATTGGAGTTTTCTGAAAAATGAATTAAAGGACAACAAGAAATATAAGAACCGCGCATTGGACTGGGTAGCCTATATTGCCGGAAAACGCGAGTCACGCCGATTGTTGGGCGATTATATTCTAAAGCAAGATGATATAGATAAAAATGTCTATCACGAAGATGCCTCCTTCGTCACAACCTGGAGCATCGACCTGCATTTCCCGGATTCGCTCAATGCATCACACTTTCCTGATGCGCCTTTCAAAGCAGCAACCAAACACATCCATATATATCCTTATGCAGTGCCCTATCGCTGCCTATATTCCAGAAATATCGAGAATCTTTTTATGGCGGGCCGCAATATCAGTGTTACCCATGTGGCACTGGGCACTGTCCGCGTAATGCGTACCACCGGAATGATGGGCGAAGTTGTCGGGATGGCAGCTTCCTTATGTAAAAAGTACAACACCACTCCGAGAGGAGTATATCAGAAACACCTACCGGAATTGAAAGCACTGATGAAAGAGGGAGTAGGAAAAAAAGAAGGGATTCCCGATAATCAGAAGTTCAATGAACAAAAATTATTAAAAAAGCCTCGTATATTTGCCATTGAAAAAAACAAGAAGTAA
- a CDS encoding alpha-galactosidase, whose protein sequence is MKNILTLLFVLFGGYSLHAQDTCYGFLRNDTLTIGNNLVERTFLWNGGNIITYRLTDKSNGKSWKNHSLTPDFRVTKDLPQPSNGSLKVVPVKETKIFPAYLKVEVSFSLEKLDIKRVYRIYDDCPAIACDTYLRGTVNSIFGGREVSAADRKNIEFAEDMKSKEVTAVLDQFHFQGQHWHARSVEFSDVTDWHNNLVFEKEIISYRKLGYRGNLLFAFNGEDNCGIFFLKEAPCSSVQLAYQGKDFLTDFGKFTVTGLGITEKDVTPDRWTKTYGCVLGIYGEDELSRLQALRSYQKNIRTYRADRDEMIMMNTWGDRSQDSKVNESFCLKELERAARLGITHFQIDDGWQIGKSPNSAVARGSFKNIWDNKDYWKPDPQKYPRGLHPIVKRGKELGIEIGLWFNPSIQNDFADWQKDAQALISLYREYGIKIFKIDGLTIPSKEAETNLHRLFNKVLEETDEAVIFNLDATASRRGGYHMFNEYGNIFLENRYTDWQNYYPYWTLRNLWMLSKYVPAEKLQIEFLNKWRNTDKYKGEVFAPENYSFEYLFATTLAGQPLAWMEGTNLPEEAFTLREHTEAYKKFQHDMHSGTILPIGDEPSGRSWTGFQSLKKDRGYLIVYRENHPEGTTEVETWLPEGVTVRCIPLMGHGKAMTAVTGKKGRLEISLPSINDYVVYKYEIKNKR, encoded by the coding sequence ATGAAAAATATTCTAACATTATTATTTGTCCTTTTCGGAGGATATTCGTTACACGCACAAGATACCTGCTACGGCTTTCTGAGAAATGACACTTTAACCATCGGGAACAATTTGGTCGAACGTACCTTTTTGTGGAACGGGGGAAATATCATAACTTACCGCCTGACCGACAAGAGTAATGGAAAATCATGGAAGAACCACAGCCTTACTCCAGATTTCAGAGTAACGAAAGATTTGCCGCAACCATCAAACGGTTCACTCAAAGTAGTTCCCGTAAAAGAGACTAAAATATTTCCCGCTTATCTGAAAGTAGAAGTTTCTTTCAGCCTGGAGAAGCTAGATATAAAACGGGTATATCGTATTTATGATGATTGTCCAGCCATAGCCTGCGACACCTATTTAAGAGGAACAGTAAACAGTATTTTCGGAGGCAGAGAAGTTAGTGCAGCCGACCGGAAGAATATTGAATTCGCCGAAGACATGAAATCTAAAGAAGTAACCGCTGTACTAGACCAGTTCCATTTCCAAGGACAACATTGGCACGCTCGCAGCGTGGAATTTTCCGATGTGACCGACTGGCACAACAACCTGGTTTTCGAGAAAGAGATTATTTCCTACCGCAAACTGGGATATCGCGGCAATCTGCTGTTTGCCTTTAATGGCGAGGACAACTGTGGCATCTTCTTTTTAAAAGAGGCTCCCTGCTCTTCGGTACAATTAGCCTATCAAGGAAAGGATTTTCTGACTGATTTCGGAAAGTTTACAGTAACCGGTCTGGGCATTACCGAGAAAGACGTGACTCCCGACCGTTGGACCAAAACATACGGATGTGTATTGGGAATATACGGAGAAGATGAACTGAGCCGCCTACAAGCGCTTCGTTCATATCAGAAGAATATACGTACTTACCGGGCCGACCGCGACGAGATGATTATGATGAACACCTGGGGAGACCGTAGCCAGGACTCAAAAGTAAACGAATCCTTCTGTTTGAAAGAACTGGAACGCGCCGCCCGTCTGGGAATCACCCATTTCCAGATTGATGATGGCTGGCAAATAGGTAAAAGTCCTAATTCAGCTGTAGCCCGCGGTTCATTCAAGAACATTTGGGACAATAAAGACTACTGGAAACCCGATCCGCAAAAGTATCCACGTGGTTTGCATCCCATCGTAAAGCGTGGCAAGGAATTAGGTATTGAAATCGGTCTTTGGTTCAATCCCAGCATACAAAATGATTTTGCCGATTGGCAGAAAGATGCGCAAGCACTCATCAGCCTCTATCGCGAATACGGCATCAAAATATTCAAGATAGACGGGCTCACCATTCCCAGTAAAGAAGCCGAAACAAACCTGCACCGCTTATTCAACAAAGTGCTGGAAGAGACGGACGAGGCAGTGATTTTCAACCTTGATGCGACAGCCAGCCGCCGCGGAGGCTACCACATGTTCAATGAATATGGAAATATCTTTCTGGAAAACCGTTATACCGACTGGCAGAACTACTATCCTTACTGGACTTTGCGTAACCTCTGGATGCTTTCCAAATATGTTCCGGCAGAAAAGCTGCAAATAGAGTTCTTGAACAAATGGAGAAATACGGATAAATATAAAGGAGAAGTCTTCGCTCCAGAAAACTATTCATTTGAATATCTGTTTGCTACGACTTTAGCAGGACAGCCGCTTGCCTGGATGGAAGGTACCAATCTACCCGAGGAAGCATTTACATTACGAGAACATACAGAAGCCTACAAGAAATTTCAGCATGACATGCATTCCGGCACTATCCTACCCATAGGAGATGAACCATCGGGACGCTCTTGGACCGGCTTCCAGTCTCTAAAGAAAGATAGAGGATACTTGATTGTGTACCGTGAAAATCATCCAGAAGGGACTACAGAAGTCGAAACCTGGCTGCCAGAAGGTGTCACAGTAAGATGTATCCCATTGATGGGACACGGCAAAGCGATGACAGCAGTAACCGGAAAGAAAGGAAGGCTGGAAATCTCTCTGCCATCAATCAATGACTATGTTGTCTACAAGTATGAAATTAAAAACAAACGCTAA
- a CDS encoding RagB/SusD family nutrient uptake outer membrane protein — protein sequence MKHKFIILALGLGFLASSCNDLDLVPLSEASTENWYSSEEELLMAANEFYKIGYWNKMNQGLLEQATDNFTYRNVNRCNLLDGTVNGDGGTENWYPVEQWQSNYKCITMANTFLEKSERAEKAGVSEKILNQYRGEAYFTRACKYAVLVSFFGDVVWLDKNIYIEEAFQKGRTPKKEIIPLIYQDFDKAISMLPVSYTGNSTQRFTKGAALAMKARFALYMGDWELAAESAKACMNLQAYQLHPDFSDLFLMNTKNSIESILVFPRSVQYNILYDATATKNELPRNAGGYGSYAPSWDLLASFLCTDGLPIDESPLFDPHNPFKNRDPRCTATIVEFGTRHCSFDFDPHPDALKVMNYKTGKMVTNQDTRANAQYTSFNALLWKKGIDDSWVDNKQKVESDYIEIRYAEVLLTYAEAMIELNKIDESVLEAINSVRARAYGVKSSETDKYPAVTARDQKSLRQTVRLERRVEFAKEGLRYMDLIRWKLATKALNTKNYGILYPADILRDKVTSKGLWFWPTTPQIDEDGIADFSAMEKEGLIQVLSQRKWDERQYLWPIPTSEIIINENMKQNPGY from the coding sequence ATGAAACATAAATTTATAATATTAGCTTTAGGACTTGGATTTTTAGCAAGTTCCTGCAATGACTTGGACTTAGTTCCATTGTCTGAGGCCTCCACTGAAAACTGGTATTCTTCAGAAGAAGAACTATTGATGGCTGCCAATGAATTCTATAAAATCGGATATTGGAATAAAATGAACCAGGGACTTCTGGAACAAGCCACCGACAACTTCACCTATAGAAATGTGAATCGTTGCAACCTCCTAGACGGTACAGTAAATGGTGATGGTGGAACAGAGAACTGGTATCCAGTAGAGCAATGGCAATCAAACTATAAATGTATAACGATGGCCAATACATTTCTTGAAAAATCTGAGCGCGCCGAAAAGGCTGGTGTCTCTGAAAAAATATTGAATCAATACAGAGGAGAAGCTTACTTTACAAGAGCTTGTAAATATGCAGTACTCGTTTCTTTCTTTGGTGATGTTGTCTGGCTAGATAAGAATATTTACATTGAAGAAGCCTTCCAAAAAGGACGTACTCCCAAAAAAGAGATTATACCTTTAATTTACCAAGACTTCGACAAAGCAATTTCTATGTTACCAGTATCTTATACCGGTAACTCGACACAACGTTTCACAAAAGGTGCTGCATTAGCCATGAAAGCACGTTTTGCCCTTTACATGGGTGATTGGGAACTTGCGGCCGAATCAGCTAAAGCGTGTATGAATTTGCAAGCTTATCAATTACATCCCGACTTCAGCGACTTATTTCTGATGAATACCAAAAATTCCATAGAAAGCATTCTTGTATTCCCACGTTCCGTGCAATACAACATTCTATACGATGCTACTGCCACAAAAAATGAGCTGCCTAGAAATGCTGGAGGATACGGTTCGTATGCACCCTCTTGGGACTTGTTGGCTTCGTTCCTCTGTACAGATGGGTTGCCCATTGACGAGTCACCTCTTTTTGATCCCCACAATCCTTTCAAGAACCGTGACCCCCGTTGTACTGCCACCATTGTAGAATTTGGAACCCGCCATTGTAGCTTTGACTTTGATCCTCATCCCGATGCATTAAAAGTAATGAACTACAAAACCGGTAAAATGGTAACCAACCAAGATACCCGTGCCAATGCGCAATACACCTCATTCAATGCATTGCTATGGAAAAAGGGTATTGACGATTCTTGGGTAGATAACAAACAAAAAGTGGAAAGTGACTATATTGAAATACGTTACGCAGAAGTATTGTTGACTTATGCAGAAGCCATGATTGAACTGAACAAGATTGACGAATCTGTATTAGAAGCCATCAATAGTGTACGTGCCAGAGCATACGGAGTGAAATCTTCTGAAACAGACAAATATCCGGCAGTAACAGCACGTGACCAAAAGTCCTTACGCCAGACAGTCAGACTGGAACGTCGCGTAGAGTTTGCTAAAGAAGGACTCCGCTACATGGACCTCATTCGTTGGAAATTGGCAACCAAAGCTCTGAACACCAAGAACTACGGCATTCTATATCCTGCTGACATATTAAGAGACAAAGTTACATCAAAAGGACTGTGGTTCTGGCCTACTACACCACAGATAGATGAAGATGGAATCGCAGACTTCTCTGCTATGGAAAAAGAAGGCTTAATCCAAGTACTTTCCCAGCGCAAATGGGACGAACGGCAGTATTTATGGCCAATCCCCACATCTGAAATCATTATTAATGAAAACATGAAACAGAATCCAGGGTATTAA
- a CDS encoding acetylxylan esterase — translation MKITRSILLIAFLMLFYRAFGQPAERLIRIQITPNHTDWLYKPGEKIKFSITVLKNNVPIPDTEIRYQISEDMMKPHKEGILQAEKGTATVEAKTMEKPGFLRCQAFVKYGGREYQGIVTVGINPEKLKPITSLPEDFLNFWETAKLQAQKTPMDVQMTLVPERCTEKVNVFHVNIQNYESHTRLYGMLAMPKAKGRYPAVLKLPGAGIRSYAGDVEHAANGWIVFEIGIHGIPVNMSGPVYTNLYMGALKGYHTFNLDNRDKYYYKRVYLGCVRAIDFIYSLPQFDGSNLITFGSSQGGGLSIVTAGLDSRVKGLVAFYPALCDMVGYIHNRAGGWPHMFNKQENQTAEKANTARYYDAVNFARQIKVPGFYSFGYNDMVCPPTTTYSAYNVIQAPKQILVSEETAHYAYPEQWAAAWKWVADFFQQKK, via the coding sequence ATGAAAATCACAAGGAGTATACTCTTAATCGCCTTCTTGATGCTGTTTTACCGAGCCTTCGGACAACCTGCCGAACGGCTGATTCGGATACAGATCACTCCCAATCATACAGACTGGCTATATAAGCCAGGCGAAAAAATAAAATTCAGCATTACGGTACTGAAAAACAACGTACCAATTCCTGACACAGAAATTCGGTACCAGATTTCAGAAGATATGATGAAGCCTCACAAAGAAGGCATATTGCAAGCTGAAAAAGGGACAGCCACGGTGGAAGCCAAAACAATGGAAAAACCTGGCTTTCTCCGTTGCCAAGCCTTTGTTAAATATGGAGGACGTGAATACCAAGGGATAGTAACCGTTGGAATCAATCCAGAAAAATTAAAACCTATCACATCATTGCCCGAAGACTTTCTAAATTTCTGGGAAACAGCAAAACTCCAGGCTCAAAAGACACCAATGGATGTACAAATGACCCTTGTACCCGAACGTTGTACAGAGAAAGTGAATGTATTCCATGTGAATATACAGAATTATGAATCCCATACACGCTTATACGGCATGCTGGCTATGCCTAAAGCAAAAGGTCGATATCCCGCAGTTTTAAAGCTACCAGGTGCAGGAATACGTTCTTATGCCGGAGATGTGGAACATGCTGCCAATGGCTGGATTGTTTTCGAAATAGGAATACACGGTATTCCGGTCAACATGTCAGGACCGGTATATACCAATCTCTATATGGGAGCATTAAAAGGGTACCACACGTTCAATCTGGATAATCGGGATAAATACTATTATAAACGTGTATATCTAGGCTGTGTACGTGCCATTGACTTTATTTATTCCCTACCACAATTCGATGGGAGCAATTTGATAACATTCGGCAGTAGCCAAGGAGGAGGATTGTCCATCGTGACAGCTGGACTTGATTCACGTGTCAAAGGACTGGTAGCCTTTTACCCTGCTCTTTGTGACATGGTCGGCTATATACATAACCGTGCCGGAGGATGGCCACACATGTTTAACAAGCAAGAAAATCAGACTGCAGAAAAGGCAAATACAGCACGTTATTATGACGCAGTTAATTTTGCACGCCAAATAAAAGTTCCCGGATTCTACTCATTCGGATATAATGATATGGTCTGTCCACCCACTACTACCTATTCTGCCTACAATGTAATTCAAGCACCCAAACAAATATTAGTATCCGAAGAAACGGCTCATTATGCCTACCCAGAACAATGGGCAGCCGCATGGAAATGGGTCGCTGATTTCTTTCAACAAAAAAAATAA
- a CDS encoding glycoside hydrolase family 2 protein has protein sequence MKIKRLMITCLLAVSVLGGKSQAQDLLSNVYGRDYQLLNGKWGAIVDLYDQGERMQVYKNRKPQDNKQFYEYSFDGGLVLNVPADFNSQMPELKFYEGTVWYGRSFDTPKTDGKRLFLYFGAVSYRSKIYLNGEKIASHEGGFTPFQVEITDKVKQKDNFLVVKVNNTRTTDAIPAMSFDWWNYGGITRDVMLVSVPQSYIKDHFIQLDKVQSNLIRAKVTLSEAKPGINVQVAIPELGIRQNMTTDANGIAQATIKTKKLQRWSPDAPKLYDVTITSESDRLNEQIGFRNLYVKGEDIYLNDQPIFLRSISFHEEIPQRRGRAFSEADATMLLSEAKELGANMIRLAHYPQNEYTVRLAERMGFLLWEEIPIWQGIDFKNTATREKAGRMIKEMVMRDKNRCSVAFWGIANETATSAPRNEFLKHMKQCCLDIDSTRLITAAFDLVRFNRESRDFEMNDSIINILDMVAINKYMGWYHDWPLAPDQAVWNVAPGKPLFISEFGGEALYGKHGDAEVKSSWSEDYQAQLYKDNLEMFKHIPNLRGTSPWILLDFRSPFRFHPHQGGEWNRKGLVSDQGQRKKAWYIMRDYYNQKKTEQ, from the coding sequence ATGAAAATTAAAAGATTAATGATTACTTGTTTGCTCGCAGTGTCTGTACTGGGAGGCAAGTCACAAGCACAAGACTTATTGTCCAATGTTTACGGACGCGATTACCAGCTACTGAATGGGAAGTGGGGAGCCATTGTAGACCTTTATGACCAAGGAGAAAGGATGCAGGTGTACAAAAACAGAAAACCTCAAGACAACAAGCAATTTTATGAATACTCTTTCGACGGAGGTTTGGTCCTGAATGTACCTGCCGATTTCAATTCACAAATGCCCGAGTTGAAATTTTATGAAGGAACAGTATGGTACGGACGCTCTTTCGATACCCCAAAGACTGACGGCAAACGTTTGTTTCTCTATTTCGGTGCGGTAAGTTACCGTAGCAAAATATATCTGAACGGGGAGAAAATAGCCAGTCATGAAGGCGGATTCACTCCCTTCCAGGTGGAAATCACAGATAAGGTAAAGCAAAAGGACAACTTCCTGGTGGTGAAAGTCAACAATACCCGCACCACGGATGCCATCCCTGCCATGTCCTTTGACTGGTGGAATTACGGCGGCATCACACGCGATGTAATGTTGGTAAGCGTTCCACAAAGCTACATCAAAGACCATTTCATCCAGTTGGACAAGGTACAATCCAACCTGATTCGTGCCAAAGTAACCTTATCCGAAGCAAAGCCTGGCATCAACGTACAAGTCGCCATCCCCGAATTGGGCATCAGACAGAACATGACTACCGATGCCAACGGAATTGCCCAGGCCACTATCAAAACCAAAAAACTGCAACGTTGGTCACCGGATGCTCCAAAGCTGTATGATGTAACCATCACTTCGGAAAGTGACCGGCTCAACGAGCAAATTGGTTTCCGTAACCTTTATGTAAAAGGTGAAGATATCTATCTGAACGACCAGCCCATCTTCCTGCGCAGTATCAGCTTCCACGAGGAAATTCCGCAACGCCGCGGGCGTGCCTTCTCTGAAGCGGACGCAACAATGCTGTTGTCCGAAGCCAAAGAGCTGGGTGCCAACATGATTCGTCTGGCACATTATCCACAAAATGAATATACTGTCCGCCTAGCAGAAAGAATGGGATTTCTTTTATGGGAAGAGATACCTATCTGGCAAGGGATTGACTTCAAAAATACCGCTACCCGTGAGAAAGCAGGCAGAATGATTAAAGAGATGGTGATGCGCGACAAAAACCGTTGTTCCGTTGCCTTTTGGGGGATTGCCAATGAAACAGCCACTTCCGCCCCGCGCAATGAATTTCTGAAACACATGAAACAATGTTGCCTGGACATCGACTCAACCCGTCTGATTACGGCCGCCTTCGATTTGGTACGCTTCAACCGCGAAAGCCGGGACTTTGAGATGAATGACTCCATTATCAACATCCTGGACATGGTAGCCATCAACAAATATATGGGATGGTATCATGACTGGCCACTGGCTCCGGACCAGGCTGTCTGGAATGTAGCTCCCGGCAAACCTCTTTTCATTTCCGAGTTCGGAGGCGAAGCGCTCTATGGCAAACATGGCGACGCGGAAGTCAAGAGTTCTTGGAGTGAGGATTATCAGGCACAACTCTACAAGGACAATCTGGAAATGTTTAAGCATATCCCCAACCTGCGCGGAACATCGCCGTGGATTCTTTTGGATTTCCGTTCTCCCTTCCGTTTCCATCCACACCAGGGAGGGGAATGGAACCGTAAAGGACTGGTTTCCGACCAGGGACAACGCAAAAAAGCATGGTACATCATGCGTGATTACTATAACCAAAAGAAAACAGAACAATGA